A portion of the Juglans microcarpa x Juglans regia isolate MS1-56 chromosome 1D, Jm3101_v1.0, whole genome shotgun sequence genome contains these proteins:
- the LOC121254413 gene encoding pirin-like protein, with protein sequence MFQNLLSLFCFVLAPLYFLYVCVQHLSPKSATVFKRKPSTPKAEYIQNIMAESGQPPFFDKPRLVVNKVLARAQQESAGGIFRRCIGRSELKSLDPFLMFVDFSLTPPSGFPDHPHRGFETVTYMLQGGLVHQDFAGNKGTIRTGDVQWMTAGRGIIHSEMPAGEGPSKGFQLWINLASKDKMTEPSYQELLTEEIKRAEEDGVEVRVIAGESMGVRSSVYTRTPTMYLDFTLNPGAQVHQKIPESWNSFAYIIEGEGVFGSSNSSPVAPHNLLVLGPGDGVSVWNRSSKKLRFVLIGGQPLNEPVAQYGPFVMNTQAEISRAIEDYQYFKNGFELARSWRSQ encoded by the exons ATGTTTCAAAACCTGTTaagcttgttttgttttgtgcttgcgcctctctattttctctatGTTTGTGTACAGCATCTGAGTCCAAAATCTGCTACCGTGTTCAAGAGAAAGCCGTCAACGCCGAAAGCTGAGTACATCCAGAATATCATGGCTGAATCAGGTCAACCTCCTTTTTTCGATAAACCCAGATTGGTGGTCAACAAGGTTTTGGCCAGAGCTCAACAAGAGAGTGCTGGTGGTATTTTTAGGAGATGCATTGGAAG AAGCGAATTGAAGTCTTTGGACCCTTTTCTAATGTTCGTTGATTTTTCGC TGACTCCTCCATCTGGATTTCCTGATCATCCACACAGAG GTTTTGAGACTGTCACATACATGCTGCAG GGAGGCCTTGTTCATCAAGACTTTGCAGGAAATAAGGGAACAATTCGAACCGGCGATGTTCAG TGGATGACGGCTGGTAGAGGAATTATTCACTCTGAAATGCCTGCAGGAGAAGGACCTTCAAAGGGCTTCCAGCTTTGGATCAATTTAGCATCCAAAGACAAAAT GACTGAACCAAGTTATCAGGAACTTTTAACCGAGGAGATAAAAAGGGCAGAGGAAGATGGGGTTGAGGTCCGAGTTATAGCAGGAGAATCAATGGGAGTCCGATCTTCGGTTTACACCCGGACTCCAACAATGTATCTGGATTTCACATTAAACCCCGGAGCTCAAGTGCATCAGAAAATCCCAGAATCATGGAATTCCTTTGCGTACATAATTGAAGGGGAAGGGGTCTTTGGTTCCTCAAACTCATCACCTGTGGCGCCTCACAATCTCCTGGTTCTGGGTCCTGGAGATGGTGTAAGTGTGTGGAACAGGTCTTCAAAGAAACTGAGGTTTGTGCTGATTGGAGGGCAGCCGCTTAATGAACCTGTGGCCCAGTACGGTCCTTTTGTGATGAACACACAAGCTGAAATCAGTAGGGCTATCGAAGACTACCAATATTTCAAAAATGGGTTTGAACTGGCAAGGAGCTGGAGATCGCAATAA